One region of Molothrus aeneus isolate 106 chromosome 1, BPBGC_Maene_1.0, whole genome shotgun sequence genomic DNA includes:
- the SRI gene encoding sorcin isoform X3 — MISMLDRDMSGTLGFNEFKELWAVVNGWKQHFVSFDSDGSGTVDRQELEKALMTMGFRLSPQAVTAITKRYSTQGKIAFDDYIACCVKLRALTECFRRRDTTQQGFVNFHYDDFIQCVMSI; from the exons AGGGATATGTCTGGCACACTGGGATTTAATGAGTTTAAAGAACTCTGGGCTGTGGTCAATGGCTGGAAGCAACACTTTGTAAGTTTTGACAGTGATGGAAGTGGCACAGTGGATCGTCAGGAACTGGAGAAAGCCTTGATGACCATGG gATTTAGACTGAGCCCACAGGCTGTGACTGCCATCACAAAGCGATACAGCACTCAAGGAAAGATTGCATTTGATGATTACATTGCCTGCTGTGTGAAACTCCGAGCTCTCACTG AATGCTTTAGAAGAAGGGATACAACTCAGCAGGGTTTTGTGAACTTCCACTATGATGAT TTCATACAGTGTGTTATGAGCATCTAA